agagagagagttagagagagagagagttagagagagagagagagttagagagagagagagttagttagttagagagagagttagttagttagagagagagttagttagagagttagagagagagagagttagagagagagagagagttagagagagagagagagttagagttggagagagagttagagagagagagagttagagagagagagagttagagagagagagagagttagagagagagagagagttagagagagagttagagagagagttagagagagagttagagagagagttagagagagagttagagagagagttagagagagagagagagagagagttagagagagagagagagttagagagagagagagttagagagagagagagttagttagagagagagttagttagagagagagttagttagagagttagagagagagagagttagagagagagagagttagttagagagagagttagttagagagttagagagagagagagttagagagagagttagttagagagttagagagagagagagttagagagagagagagttagagagagagagagttagagagagagagagttagttagagagagagttagagagagagagagttagagagagagagagttagagagagagagagagttagagagagagagagttagagagagagagagttagagttagagagagagttagttagttagagagagagagagttagagagttagagagagagagagttagagagagagagagttagagttagagagagttagagttagagagagagttagagagagagagagttagagttagagagagagttagagagagagttagagagagagttagagagagagttagagagagagttagagagagagttagagagagagttagttagagagttagagagagagagagttagagagagagagagttagagagagagagagagttagagagagagagagttagagttagagagagagttagttagttagagagagagagagttagagagagagagagttagagagagagagagagttagagagagagagagttagagagagagagagttagagttagagagagagttagagttagagagttagagagagagttagagagagagttagagagagagttagagagagagagagagttagagagagagagagagttagagagagagagagagttagagagagagagagagttagagagagagagagagttagagagagagagagagttagagagttagagagagagagagagttagagagttagagagagagagagttagagagttagagagagagagagttagagagagttagagagagagagagagttagagagagagagagagttagagagagagttagagagagagagagagttagagagagagttagagagagagagagagagtgagttagagagagagagagagttagagagagagttagagagagagagagagttagagagagagttagagagagagagagagttagagagagagagagagagagttagagagagagagagttagaaagagagagagagagagagttagagagagagagagttagagagagagagagttagagagagagagagagttagagagagagagagttagagagagagagttagagagagagagagttagagagagagagagttagagagagagagagttagagagagagagagttagagagagagagagttagagttagagagagagttagagttagagagagagttagagagagagttagagagagagttagagagagagagagagttagagagagagttagagagagagttagagagagagagagagagagttagagagagagttagagagagagttagagagagagttagagagagagagagagttagagagagagttagagagagagagagttagagttagagttagagagagagttagagagagagttagagagagagttagagagagagttagagagagagttagagagagagagagagttagagagttagagagagttagagagagttagagagagttagagagagttagagagttagagagagagttagagagagagttagagagagagagagagttagagagagagttagagagagagttagagagagagagagagttagagagagagttagagagagagagagagagagagttagagagagagagagagagagagagttagagagagagagagagttagagagagagagagagagagagagagagagttagagagagagttagagagagagagagttagagagagagagagttagagagagagagagttagagagagagagagttagagagagagagttagagagagagagagttagagagagagagagttagagagagagagagttagagagagagagagttagagagagagagagagttagagagagagagagttagagagagagagagagttagagagagagagagagttagagagagagagagttagagagagagagagttagagagagagagagttagagagagagagagagagagagagagagttagagagagagagagttagagagagagagttagagagagagagagttagagagagagagagttagagagagagagagttagagagagagagagttagagagagagagagagagagagagagagagttagagagagagttagagagagagttagagagagagttagagagagagttagagagagagttagagagagagttagagagagagttagagagagagttagagagagagttagagagagagttagagagagagttagagagagagttagagttagagagttagctagagttagagagttagctagagttagagagttagctagagttagagagttagctagagttagagagttagctagagttagagagttagctagagttagagagttagctagagttagagagttagctagagttagagagttagctagagttagagagttagctagagttagagagttagctagagttagagagttagctagagttagagagttagctagagttagagagttagctagagttagagagttagctagagttagagagttagctagagttagagagttagctagagttagagagttagctagagttagagagttagctagagttagagagttagctagagttagagagttagctagagttagagagttagctagagttagagagttagctagagttagagagttagctagagttagagagttagctagagttagagagttagctagagttagagagttagctagagttagagagttagctagagttagagagttagctagagttagagagttagctagagttagagagttagctagagttagagagttagctagagttagagagttagctagagttagagagttagctagagttagagagttagctagagttagagagttagctagagttagagagttagctagagttagagttagagagagagttagagttagagagagagttagagttagagagagagttagagttagagagagagttagagttagagagagagttagagttagagagagagagttagagagagagttagagagagagagagagagttagagagagagttagagagagagttagagagttagagagagagttagagagagagttagagagagagttagagagagagttagagagagagttagagagagagttagagagagagttagagagagagttagagagagagttagagagagagttagagagagagttagagagagagttagagttagtgagagttagagagagttagagtgagACAGGAGACACTCACCATGGGGTCCATCTTACTGACAGCTTCCTGCAGCATTGAGATGTCTTTATCATCAAAACACTTCTTCATTTCCTGTGAAACAGGATGTGACATCACAAGATACAGGTCAAAAAAGGAGGCTGGGGTTGGCGACCACTTCCTCTGAATATGTGGCCATAGGTGCTGACTATTATGATGAAGACGTTgaggtctctctgtctgtctgcctgcctgtctctctgtctgtctgcctgcgtgtctctctgtctgtctgcctgcgtgtctctctgtctgtctgcctgcgtgtctctctgtctgtctgcctgcgtgtctctctgtctgtctgcctgcgtggctgtgtgtctctctgcgtggctgtgtgtctctctgcgtggctgtgtgtctctctgcgtggctgtgtgtctctctgcgtggctgtgtgtctctctgcgtggctgtgtgtctctctgcgtgtctctctgcgtgtctctctgcgtgtctctctgcgtgtctctctgcgtgtctctctgcgtgtctctctgcgtgtctctctgcgtgtctctctgcgtgtctctctgcgtgtctctctgcgtgtgtctctctgcgtgtgtctctctgcgtgtctctctgcgtgtctctctgcgtgtctctctgcgtgtctctctGCGTGTCTGCCCGcatgtctgcctgcgtgtctgcttgcatgtctgcctgcgtgtctgcctgcgtgtctgcctgcgtgtctgcctgcgtgtctgcctgcgtgtctgcctgcgtgtctgcctgcgtgtctgcctgcgtgtctgcctgcgtgtctgcctgcgtgtctctctgcgtgtctctctgcgtgtctgcctgcgtgtctgcctgcgtgtctctctgcatgtctctctgcgtgtctgcctgcgtgtctctctgcgtgtctctctgcgtgtctgcctgcatgtctctctgcgtgtctctctgcgtgtctgtgtgtctctctgcctgcatgtctctctgcgtgtctgtgtgtctctctgcgtgtctctctgcgtgtctctctgcgtgtctctctgcgtgtctctctgcgtgtctctctGCGTGTCTGCCTGCATGGCTCTCTGCGTGTCTGCCTGCATGTCTCTCTGCGTGTGTGACTCTCTCTGggtatgactgactgactgactgtctgtgtgtctcactgtgtgtgtgtgtgtgtgtgtgtgttacctctggCAGAGTGTCGTAGACTTCCACAGGGTCCAGTCCACCAGGCCCcagtctgttctgtctctcctcctcctcatactcctCCATAGCCTTTAACAATTACTTTATTATTTTCATTTTGAACCTCACCAATGGCTCATATTTAactgtgtgtacagttgaagtcggaagtttacataaaccttaaccaaatacatttgagtttttcacaattcctgacatttaatcctagtaaaaattcccagtcttaggtcagttaggatcaccactttattttaagaatgtgaaatgtcagaataatagtagagagaatgatttatttcagcttttatttctttcatcacattcccagtgagtcagaagtttacatacactcaattagtatttggtagcattgcctttaaattgttgaacttgggtcaaacgttttgggtagacttccacacgcttcccacaataagttgggtgaactttggcccattccttctgacagagctggagtaactgagtcaggtttatagacctccttgctcgcacacgctttttcagttctgcccacaaattttctgtagATTGAGTTCAGGGccttgtgatgaccactccaataccttgactttgttgtcattaagccattttgccacgactttggaagtatgcttggggtcattgtccatttggaagacccaattaagaccaagctttaacttcctgactgatgtcttgagatgttgcttcaatatatctacatggttttcctacctcatgatgccatctattttgtgaagtccaccagtccctcctgcagcaaagcagccccacaacatgatgctgccacccccgtgcttcacggttgggatggtgttcttcggcttgcaagcctccccctttttcctccaaacataacgatggtcattatgggcgaacaattttggtttcatcagaccagaggatattttcacaaggtcctttggtgttgttctgggattggtttgcactttccgcaccttcatctctaggagacagaactccttcctgagcggtatgacggctgcgtggttccatggtgtttatacttgcgtactattgtttgtacagatgaatgtggtactttcaggcatttggaaattgctcccaaggatgaaccagacttgtggaggtctacaattatttttctgaggtcttggctgatttcttttgattttcccatgatgtcaagcaaagaggcactgagtttgaaggtaggccttgaaatacatccacaggtacacctgcaattgactcaaattacgtcagaagcttctaaagccatgacatcatttctggaattttccaagctgtttaaagtcaacttagtgtatgtaaagttccgacccactggaattgtgatacagtgaattataagtgaaataatccgtctgtaaacaattgttggaaaaattacttgtgtcaggcacaaagtacatgtcctaaccgacttgccaaaactatagtttgttaacaagaaatttgtagagtggttgaaaaacgagttttaatgactccaacataagtgtatgtaaacttccgacttcaactgtatgtattttaGTATtctgttcatcagtccacagttTTGATACAGTCCCAGAAAAGTGTGAAGGTCAGAATGTTTTTGGATTAAATATCACTTTGAACTTCTCCCACTTCcataaaaatacttttaaacacCTGAAGCAAGAAAAAAAATGGAGGGAAAATGACCTTTTGTATCCTGATCTTAGCCCTGCCTCGAACCCTCTCTTTAAATGACTCCAGCTCATCAGTAAAGGCCTCCTGATAGGGCTGGTCTgcagtctgagagagagagagcgagagaaagcgagaaagacagacagacagacagatatgggtgACATACCGATATACGTgtacacagtacatacacacGTGAAGTTAAAACATCAACTCATAAATCCGGGATTCAATCAAAGGGGCGTTATCGAAAAGAAAACAAGGCTTctcatttaaaggtaatttccactTGAGCCGATATCTGCAGCGTTTCTGTCTGTATGCAATAACGCGCCTCTGATTGAATACCGGCCCTTTAAATGAACaaaggcaacacacacacacacacacacacacacacacacacacacacaccttgatctTCTGGAAGAACTGTCTGAAGCATCCTCGAGGGTCGATCTTCAGGCTCTTAGCCAACTCTAAGATGAACTGCATCACTATGGTCTGATGGGCTACCTGATCCATCAAACCAtgtttctacacacacacacacacacacacacacacacacacacacacacacacacacacacacacacacaggttaacatacacaaagacacagaaagatgtaaatacacacacacacacacacacacacacacacacacacacaggttaacatacacaaagacacagaaagatgtaaatacacacacacacacacacacacacacacacagaaagatgtaaatacacacacacacaatatctgtGAAACAcacccacctcctccacctccaggtCGATACACATGATAACCAGGAAGTTAGCCGTCTCTTCACACACCAGGTAAGGGTGGTCAGACAGGTACTTCTGACTGTCCTCCCAACGCCGAAGCATccctacacaccacacacaggttagaaagagaggaagagagaaagagagatgaagaagaggtgttgaaacagagagagaagagtatAGAATACAGATATTAAATGGTTTAGTTGTGAGGTGTTGAAACTCACCAAAGTGTTTGATCTCTTTCTTGTGTTTCTCCACAAAAGTCTGGTGTTTCTCCTCCTTCTGTTCCTCAGTCTCTTCTGTCGCTTCCGGCTTGATGTTCAACATACTCTGGGGGAagaagggatggagaggaggggagagagagaaatatattttCAGTGGTGTGGACATGACAGTTGACAGTAGAGGAATAACATGTGACATCAGTAGTTGTGATGATAGCCCATATCTTCATGATTTATCCTTCAGCAAAGTAATGTATTGTCTTCCTATCTCACCTGGCTGAAGCCCTCCTTGTTGAGGGAGTGGTGTATCTATATATCACCTGGTTGAAGCCCTCCTTGTTGAGGGAGTGGTGTATCTCTCTTTCACCTGGCTGAAGCCCTCCTTGTTGAGGGAGTGGTGTATCTCTCTATCACCTGGCTGAAGCCCTCCTTGTTGAGGGAGTGGTGTATCTCTCTTTCACCTGGCTGAAGCCCTCCTTGTTGAGGGAGTGGTGTATCTCTATCACCTGGC
The DNA window shown above is from Salvelinus fontinalis isolate EN_2023a chromosome 40, ASM2944872v1, whole genome shotgun sequence and carries:
- the LOC129839502 gene encoding hsp90 co-chaperone Cdc37-like, which translates into the protein MTSRTIDYSVWDHIEVSDDEDETHPNIDTPSLFRWRHQARVEKQVAFEEKGEELERNMAECKRRLEEVQYRVKELEEEGKKEGEEERKTALSKAQAEEKKYRKDQRLWEKKMEEHRREEKKMPWNVDTLSKEGFSKSMLNIKPEATEETEEQKEEKHQTFVEKHKKEIKHFGMLRRWEDSQKYLSDHPYLVCEETANFLVIMCIDLEVEEKHGLMDQVAHQTIVMQFILELAKSLKIDPRGCFRQFFQKIKTADQPYQEAFTDELESFKERVRGRAKIRIQKAMEEYEEEERQNRLGPGGLDPVEVYDTLPEEMKKCFDDKDISMLQEAVSKMDPMVSVSCLTLTLSNSH